A genomic stretch from Parus major isolate Abel chromosome 28, Parus_major1.1, whole genome shotgun sequence includes:
- the FAM174C gene encoding protein FAM174C isoform X2, whose translation MPRLLLLLLLLFLLVPHLGRATTPSPGNSTEPPRAATRNETQSGSEHESGPRLSVGSGLPVLRRAVYVLSALSALAALYFVLRAFRLKKPQRKKYGLLSSQDENMELGSLDSDEDTVFETRNLRR comes from the exons aTGCCgcgcctcctcctcctccttctccttctcttcctcctcgTCCCGCACCTCGGCCGCGCCACCACCCCCAGCCCGGGGAACAGCACGGAGCCGCCGCGGGCGGCCACACGGAACGAAACTCAGTCGGGGTCGGAGCATGAGTCCGGGCCGAGGCTGTCGGTGGGGTCGGGGCTGCCGGTGCTGAGGCGGGCGGTTTATGTGCTGAGCGCTCTGTCGGCGCTGGCCGCGCTTTACTTCGTGCTGCGGGCGTTCCG GTTGAAGAAACCCCAGAGGAAGAAGTACGGGCTGCTCTCGAGCCAGGACGAGAACATGGAGCTGGGCTCCCTCGACAGTGACGAGGACACCGTGTTTGAAACCCGGAACCTGAGGCG atga
- the FAM174C gene encoding protein FAM174C isoform X1, which translates to MPRLLLLLLLLFLLVPHLGRATTPSPGNSTEPPRAATRNETQSGSEHESGPRLSVGSGLPVLRRAVYVLSALSALAALYFVLRAFRPRSEGPRNEPKTHFRLKKPQRKKYGLLSSQDENMELGSLDSDEDTVFETRNLRR; encoded by the exons aTGCCgcgcctcctcctcctccttctccttctcttcctcctcgTCCCGCACCTCGGCCGCGCCACCACCCCCAGCCCGGGGAACAGCACGGAGCCGCCGCGGGCGGCCACACGGAACGAAACTCAGTCGGGGTCGGAGCATGAGTCCGGGCCGAGGCTGTCGGTGGGGTCGGGGCTGCCGGTGCTGAGGCGGGCGGTTTATGTGCTGAGCGCTCTGTCGGCGCTGGCCGCGCTTTACTTCGTGCTGCGGGCGTTCCG CCCCAGGTCCGAGGGCCCCAGAAATGAGCCCAAAACTCATTTCAGGTTGAAGAAACCCCAGAGGAAGAAGTACGGGCTGCTCTCGAGCCAGGACGAGAACATGGAGCTGGGCTCCCTCGACAGTGACGAGGACACCGTGTTTGAAACCCGGAACCTGAGGCG atga
- the CIRBP gene encoding cold-inducible RNA-binding protein isoform X1 yields the protein MASDEGKLFVGGLSFDTNEQSLEQVFSKYGQISEVVVVKDRETQRSRGFGFVTFENIDDAKDAMMAMNGKSVDGRQIRVDQAGKSSENRSRGYRGGSSGGRGFFRGGRGRGRGFSRGGGDRGYGGSRFDSRSGGYNGSRDYYNSRSQGGYGDRNSGGSYRDSYDSYGKSCFERER from the exons ATGGCATCAGATGAGGGAAAGCTCTTTGTCGGCGGGCTCAGTTTCGACACGAACGAGCAGTCATTGGAGCAAGTCTTCTCTAAATACGGACAGATTTCTGAAG TTGTGGTGGTGAAAGACAGAGAGACTCAAAGATCCAGAGGTTTTGGCTTTGTAACTTTTGAAAATATCGATGATGCAAAAGATGCAATGATGGCCATGAATGGAAAG TCTGTAGATGGGCGTCAGATCCGAGTCGACCAGGCTGGGAAATCCTCTGAGAACAGATCCCGTGGCTACAGAGGGGGTTCCTCAGGGGGCCGGGGCTTCTTCCGCGGGGGCCGAGGCCGGGGCCGTGGCTTCTCCAGAG GAGGTGGAGACAGAGGCTATGGCGGCAGCAGATTTGATTCCAGAAGCGGAGGCTATAACGGCTCCAGAGACTACTATAATAGCAG GAGTCAAGGTGGCTATGGAGACAGGAACTCGGGAGGCTCCTACAGAGACAGCTATGACAGTTACGGTAAGTCCTGCTTCGAGCGCGAGCGCTGA
- the CIRBP gene encoding cold-inducible RNA-binding protein isoform X2 — translation MASDEGKLFVGGLSFDTNEQSLEQVFSKYGQISEVVVVKDRETQRSRGFGFVTFENIDDAKDAMMAMNGKSVDGRQIRVDQAGKSSENRSRGYRGGSSGGRGFFRGGRGRGRGFSRGGGDRGYGGSRFDSRSGGYNGSRDYYNSRSQGGYGDRNSGGSYRDSYDSYATHNE, via the exons ATGGCATCAGATGAGGGAAAGCTCTTTGTCGGCGGGCTCAGTTTCGACACGAACGAGCAGTCATTGGAGCAAGTCTTCTCTAAATACGGACAGATTTCTGAAG TTGTGGTGGTGAAAGACAGAGAGACTCAAAGATCCAGAGGTTTTGGCTTTGTAACTTTTGAAAATATCGATGATGCAAAAGATGCAATGATGGCCATGAATGGAAAG TCTGTAGATGGGCGTCAGATCCGAGTCGACCAGGCTGGGAAATCCTCTGAGAACAGATCCCGTGGCTACAGAGGGGGTTCCTCAGGGGGCCGGGGCTTCTTCCGCGGGGGCCGAGGCCGGGGCCGTGGCTTCTCCAGAG GAGGTGGAGACAGAGGCTATGGCGGCAGCAGATTTGATTCCAGAAGCGGAGGCTATAACGGCTCCAGAGACTACTATAATAGCAG GAGTCAAGGTGGCTATGGAGACAGGAACTCGGGAGGCTCCTACAGAGACAGCTATGACAGTTACG CTACACACAACGAGTAA